CTTGATGCCGCCACGGCGGCGCGATTCTTCCTCGGCGGTTCCCGGCAGGCGCGGCGGCAGGCTGAACAGCGCGGCCATCAGGGCCACGAATGAAAAGGCATTCAGATAAAACGCCGACGCCGTCCCCCACAGGCCAATCACATAACCGGCCACCGCCGGGCCAATCAGGCGCGTGCCATGAAAAACGGACCGGTCAATGGCAATGGCCGTGGCCAGGTGTTCCTTGGGGACCAGTTCGGGAACCAGCGCGGACGCGGCGGGCATTTCAAAGGAATTCGAGACCCCGATGATGGCGGCAATCACCACCACGTGCCAGATTTGAATCCGCCCGCTGGCCACCAGCCAACCCGCCAGCAGCGCCAGGATGATTTGCACAACCTGGGTTGCCAGCAAAATGCCCCGCCGATCGTAGCGATCCGCACAGACCCCGCCGATCATGGAAAAGGCGATCATGGGAATGCCGGCGGCGAAATTGACCATGCCGAGCACCATGGCGCTGGTGGTGAGGTAGGTCATCACCCAGTTCTGGGCCATCACCTGCATCCAGGTGCCGGTCATGGATACGGCTTCCCCCGCCATGTACCGCATGAAGGGGCCATGGCTCAGGGCGATCCGGATTTTTCCCGGCACAGAATGGGTGGGCTCGTCGGTCACCGCTTTAACTTCAACATGACATCGCCATCAGAGCAAAGCAAATACGTGCAGAAGCAAGACGCTGCCACCCGATGACTTCCGCAATGCCGGAACTGGGTTTTCATGGGCTGCAATCCTGAAGGATTTGGCGAACGAAACCAACGGCATCTGCTTGGATTTCCGGATCGGGACGCCCGTACAGAAATTCGGCAACGCGCCTTGGACCAATGGCATCGGGATCAAGGAAATCAGCCTGCAAGTGTTTCAGGGCTTTTACGACGCTGCCGTCTGCAAGCAACGGACGCAGTTGCGCCGACACATCCGAAACACCACGACCGTAATTCCGGAGTACATAAAACAAATCATAGGCATCCTTGTTCTCACCGCGAATGTGGAACGCAAGGGCTTTGAGCGCGACAAACGCCCCTGCCCCGCACACACGAAGAACCCGAGTGGCAGTTTCCCCGGCAATGGTTCGTCCAGCCAGCGTCACGGACTGATGGTTCTTAAACGCCAGATGCAATCCGGGCGCAATGATCGCCGCCCAATCTTTCGTGAGAGGAAACAACCGTCCCGCCTGCGCTTCAGCGCTCTGCTCCGGCTCGATCAGAAAATCCACCGTCACCGGCGGATCGCTAATGCGCCAGCGCTGCCGGGTGGGTTGCCCGTTTTCATTGACATCCACAGTGAACTTGGCATTCCGCAGGCGCTCAGCGACCTCCTGATACCGTTGTTCACCCACCAGCGCGAACGCCAGCCCCAAGTCCAAATCCAGTGTGCCAACGTGAGGGGGCACATTCTCCGGCAAATTCTGTTGGTCAATCAGCAGTGACGGCACAAGCCCACCCACAACCACCAGTTCCGGCATCAAATCGCCGAGCTTCGTAGCAAGATACAGGCAGGTGGATTTTACGCGTGCCATCTGGGCGGGCGGATAACCGGCGGCAGTCGTTGGTTTCTCAGGCATGGCCGCCCTTCCTCAAGAGTTTCTGCCACAACTGATCCGCTGCTTCCACCGACCGCTCGGGATGATTTTTCAAATCCAGATACACCTGCACCGGATGAACACAGCGGATGCCATTGCGCGCTTCCGCCCCATGAAACACACCTTCATCATTCGGCACGACGAACCACACATTTTCGCCACGTTGTTCCTCATGGAAGCCCATCGCCTGACGTGCTGCGGCAGATGGGATTTGTGCGACGTAGAAGACGACGAGTCGGAAGCCGGCGAATTGGTTCAGCAGCCACGCTCCCGCCAAGCCGGTGACCGCGTACTCGCATTTACCTTGCTTCAACTGCCCGGCCAATTGGCGCAGCACCTCATCGCCGGAGCGCGCCGCGATGTGACCACGCACAATGCGATGCCTGGAAAAATCGTAAACCTCGCGCCAGGCAGCCAGCAGCGCGTCATAGTCCGCGACTTTAACCGCACCATTTGAATCGCGCACCACCAATTGCTGCGCTTCCAGTTGCCGGACAATGCGGCTGGTAAAACCTTCATCCAAACCACACGTCCTCGCCAGTTCCCGCTGCGTGAACGCACGCTCCGGTTCTAGCAGCAGCCAACGGGAAATCCGCGCACTCTTTGGGGCGAACAAGCTACGTGGCCGCCCCGCACGCTTAAACTGGTTCGGCTTACCTTCGATCCTCACTCGCAAACCCGGCCCGGCCAGATAGGCGTTGCCCGACAAATCCAACCAGCACACCTCCGCTTCCTCGCACAGTTTTCGCCCGACTTCGCCAATGAAAGGCACAGCCACCAATGGGATGAATTTTTGGGGGGATTTTTCGACAAACCGGCAGATGGATCGGATCGCCATCGCCACCGCGGAAGCCTGACCGGACGCCTTCCACTCCACGGCGAAGTGCAAGTTCCCCGCCGACATCAGCAAATCCGCCCGGTTATTTTCGTCTCCAGGTACTACCGGTTCGAGTTTGACGTTGACGCGGCCCGGCGGCACAGCCAGCAACTCCGCCAGCCGGCGCGGGATTTCTTCTACCATTCTTGGGGCCAATGACCGACTCATATTGCTCAAATACTATTGTTTGACCGCGCGGTCAAGTACCATAATTTAAGCAAGTAACTAAACCCATATCTTCCCGGCCATCATTGCTCACGCAGCCAGCCTGATACAATGGTCAGTTATTCGTTGAACCTGCTCCCGGTCCTCGCCCGCGCACTTACAACGGTTGCCCATCCGCTTCCTGGCGGGCGGCCTGCAGGAAATCCATCAGGATTCTGATGCGGGGCTGGGCCAAAGTGCGGGCGTTTTCCAAGCGTAATTGCGGAGGCAAGGTATTCAGGCACTTTTGCAATACCGCCAGCGCATCGCTGAAGGTCTGGTACCGCGTATCGCGTCCCACCTTGGCAAACATGCGCATGATATTCACCGCGCCCAACTGCTCCAGGATGTCGGCATCGCGCAGAATCAATCCCTCCTGGGTTTTGGGTTCCGCCTGGGGTTGATGCGTGCGAATCGCCTCCACTACGGCGGCAATTTTGGCATGGGGAAAACCCAACTTGGCCAGGATTTCCGGCGTCATGTGCATGGCATACGCCACGCAATCCCAATGGGCCAATTCCACGGGATCTTCCGGACGGTGTCCGATAAACACCCCCAAGTCATGCATCCACGCCGCCGCAAAGACGATGTCGTCATCATACGTCAACCCTTCACCGATTTTGCGGGTCAAATGATACAGGCGCGCCTGGTGACTGAACTTATCCGGCGGCTGGGCCTGTTCATGAATATAGGCAACAATATGGTCGCGCCAACTCATAGGCAGCTTACGCGAGCTTCACCGCCGGCAAACAGCGCGCACAGAGCGTGGGATGGGCCGGGTTGCCGCCCACATTGGTCTCCCAATGCCAGCAGCGTTCGCATTTCTCGCCTTCCGCCTTGGTAACCGTTACCGCAAGGGTCTCCCCGGTTTGCACCGCCAACTGGGAAACATTCAGCAGTTCCTGCAGCGCGGGACCGTGCGCTTGCGCCAGCGCGGCATCCGCGGCGGGCAAGGTAAAGGACACTTTGGCCTCCAGTGATTTGCCAATGTGCTTGGATTGCCGGGCTTTTTCCAATTCCGGCAGAGCCGCTTCGCGCAAGGCAAACAGACGCTGCCAGACGGAATTATCTTCCTCAGATTGGGTGAGCCCCACCGGTTTCCAATCGCTGGCATGTACGGACGGCGTGGGACGGCCCGGGATGTGCTCCCAGGCTTCATCCGACGTGAACGCCAGGATGGGAGAAAGCAACTGGCTCAAGCCAGTGACCAGACGATAGAGAGCGGTTTGGGTGGAACGC
The DNA window shown above is from Verrucomicrobiota bacterium and carries:
- a CDS encoding MFS transporter; translated protein: MTDEPTHSVPGKIRIALSHGPFMRYMAGEAVSMTGTWMQVMAQNWVMTYLTTSAMVLGMVNFAAGIPMIAFSMIGGVCADRYDRRGILLATQVVQIILALLAGWLVASGRIQIWHVVVIAAIIGVSNSFEMPAASALVPELVPKEHLATAIAIDRSVFHGTRLIGPAVAGYVIGLWGTASAFYLNAFSFVALMAALFSLPPRLPGTAEEESRRRGGIKEGIQYARSDKPTLAMIALIGSITVFVFPVMVVMLPLYARNVLHLGAHHMGLLMGVSAFGSFAGSITLLTVPRHTRCRLMMVAVVGVVVAMISLALAHRFAVAGAALILQSLGVSTLIGIANTIVQERAPNALRGRVSALVGLSFFGLMPFASLGITSLADWVGMRESLLIAAGLYAAVSIPVLIGSRKRICEESGKNAESPNAEPGK
- a CDS encoding type IV toxin-antitoxin system AbiEi family antitoxin, with the translated sequence MSRSLAPRMVEEIPRRLAELLAVPPGRVNVKLEPVVPGDENNRADLLMSAGNLHFAVEWKASGQASAVAMAIRSICRFVEKSPQKFIPLVAVPFIGEVGRKLCEEAEVCWLDLSGNAYLAGPGLRVRIEGKPNQFKRAGRPRSLFAPKSARISRWLLLEPERAFTQRELARTCGLDEGFTSRIVRQLEAQQLVVRDSNGAVKVADYDALLAAWREVYDFSRHRIVRGHIAARSGDEVLRQLAGQLKQGKCEYAVTGLAGAWLLNQFAGFRLVVFYVAQIPSAAARQAMGFHEEQRGENVWFVVPNDEGVFHGAEARNGIRCVHPVQVYLDLKNHPERSVEAADQLWQKLLRKGGHA
- a CDS encoding HD domain-containing protein — encoded protein: MSWRDHIVAYIHEQAQPPDKFSHQARLYHLTRKIGEGLTYDDDIVFAAAWMHDLGVFIGHRPEDPVELAHWDCVAYAMHMTPEILAKLGFPHAKIAAVVEAIRTHQPQAEPKTQEGLILRDADILEQLGAVNIMRMFAKVGRDTRYQTFSDALAVLQKCLNTLPPQLRLENARTLAQPRIRILMDFLQAARQEADGQPL